The window AGCCGACTTCTCGGCCATTGGCGTGAAAGAATACAAACAGGTTAAAGTAGTCGCTCGAGACCAAAATGATGTAGGCACTATCCGCCAACAGCTAGAGACATTTGGCTACCAAACCTCCTCACCCCTCGATACCCTAGCCCAGGTCAACCGCTTCTTTAACTTCTTTAACGTGATTCTAGTCGGCTTTGGTGGCATTGGTATGTTTATTGCCGTAATTGGTATGGTCAATACCTTAACTATTGCACTGGTGGAACGAACCAAAGAGATTGGCCTGATGATTGCTCTAGGCGCTCGCCGTCAAGACATGCGTCGACTGTTCATTACCGAATCGCTTCTCTTGTCACTCATCGGTGGCTTCATTGGGGTAATTGCGGCTATCGGCTTTGGCGCAGTGATTAATGAACTCCTGAAATACGTGTCAGCTCGTCGTGGTATTACCGAGAGTTTCTCACTATTTGCCACACCGATCTGGCTAATTCTACTGACTATCGGTTTTATGTGCGGAGTTGGCTATGTAGTTTCTTATCTTCCAGCCAGACGAGCAGGACGCATCAACCCGATTGACGCTCTGCGGCGGGAGTAACATCAAGGATAAATTAAAAGAGACTTCCGTCCTCTCGCAAGTGATGTGACGCAAGCCTCTTATGCTGCTAAGTATACACTAGCTTCCGGCTGGGCATAAGGACCGGAATAAAGAAATCCACTTGCTTTGGACCTACTTTAGATATCGACGAGTGTCATTAGCTCATCATCGTCCAGAGCTGTCCAGATCAGGGCTTCACTATCCATGTTATGTAGTGCTTTTTTGGTTGTGGTATAGACCTCCAGTTCTTCATCTGGTTCAAGGTGACTAATGACACCTTTGACGATACGGCGTATCATACGCTCCACACTGGCAGTTTCAGCAATGAACAAGAGTTTTGGTGGTTCTGTATTTGTAGCCTCCCAGCCGCCAGTATCAAAGAAGTTGATGTAGGCAGCTATACGCTGGAATAAGGGGCGTTTTTCTTGGGCGGCTGGTACCACATCAAGAAAGAAGCGCTTAGTGGTGTCTTTGATAGTCATTGATATAAAGGCATCGGGCGGCAGCTCGGGAAAGTAAGTAAATCGGCTCATGTCACGGCGCAGGTAGGCTTTGAGTTCAGGGTAGCGGGATTTGAGGGCTACAACGGCTGAAAAGACGTCTATATGATGAGTAATGGTGGGTTCTTTCAGGGATTTATCACGGTAGCTGGCTTTGATGACTTTCTCAGTAATGTAATCATGCTTGGGCAGACTGGCCAAGAAACGCAGACCTTTGGGTGTTAGAAAGTAGGCTGCTGGTAGGCCCCTAATCTTCGATTGGTTGTCTAGTTTGCTGCCCACTAACTCGTGTTTTATAAGGACCGAGAGCTTTTTATATAACGTGCTGTCATTTATTTGCAAGACTCTAGCAAGTAATACCCGACTACCAAACCGATATTTATACAGAACTTCTAATATGTCTATTTGACTTGGCTTTATGGCTGATCGACCATCTATCTTCTTCATTATCACTCACTCGCTTCA is drawn from bacterium and contains these coding sequences:
- a CDS encoding replication-relaxation family protein — its product is MKKIDGRSAIKPSQIDILEVLYKYRFGSRVLLARVLQINDSTLYKKLSVLIKHELVGSKLDNQSKIRGLPAAYFLTPKGLRFLASLPKHDYITEKVIKASYRDKSLKEPTITHHIDVFSAVVALKSRYPELKAYLRRDMSRFTYFPELPPDAFISMTIKDTTKRFFLDVVPAAQEKRPLFQRIAAYINFFDTGGWEATNTEPPKLLFIAETASVERMIRRIVKGVISHLEPDEELEVYTTTKKALHNMDSEALIWTALDDDELMTLVDI